In the Hordeum vulgare subsp. vulgare chromosome 7H, MorexV3_pseudomolecules_assembly, whole genome shotgun sequence genome, one interval contains:
- the LOC123408223 gene encoding acyl transferase 1-like has translation MLQVTEFIGGGFALAYHVCHNIVDGFGSMQFIRSVTDLARGAQPTVLPVWERHILMARTRPCIIDIDPVYTPVLTGSEYDADAVAKDVMLSTQIESMVHKYFLFSPRDIAHLRGQLVPWILNKPITTFELITAVMWRCRTIALGYEVDIKVWLSFTLNTRGRWKRDLPIPQGYYGNALVHTIVEATVSDLCGRPLGHTVELLHKAKANMSLERMRSMVDMMALLRGRPTLPAQHIYWVTDISHIGYDTLDFGWAECVSSAMPLPRLSSYHTRYKDEYDGESIMVSVLLPMSVMDKFAKEITSWLKKDYGGNYLRSSSL, from the exons ATGTTACAG GTGACAGAATTCATAGGTGGGGGATTTGCACTTGCTTATCATGTCTGCCACAACATCGTTGACGGCTTTGGATCGATGCAATTCATAAGAAGCGTCACTGATCTTGCACGGGGCGCGCAACCGACAGTGCTACCTGTGTGGGAGAGACACATTCTGATGGCACGCACTCGTCCGTGCATAATCGATATAGACCCCGTATATACGCCGGTCCTAACAGGCTCCGAGTACGACGCTGATGCGGTTGCCAAAGACGTGATGCTATCAACGCAAATTGAGAGCATGGTGCACAAGTACTTCCTCTTCAGCCCTAGAGATATAGCTCATTTGCGAGGGCAACTTGTCCCATGGATTCTTAACAAACCTATCACAACCTTTGAGCTTATAACCGCCGTAATGTGGAGATGTCGAACGATTGCTCTCGGATATGAGGTCGATATAAAGGTATGGTTGAGTTTTACACTCAATACTCGTGGGAGATGGAAGCGCGACCTGCCCATCCCACAAGGTTACTACGGTAACGCCCTTGTGCACACCATCGTGGAGGCTACGGTCAGTGACCTATGCGGAAGACCTCTCGGCCACACGGTGGAGCTTCTCCACAAGGCTAAGGCTAACATGTCCCTGGAACGCATGAGGTCGATGGTTGACATGATGGCATTGTTGCGTGGACGTCCCACTTTGCCTGCACAACACATCTACTGGGTGACAGACATTAGTCACATCGGATATGACACATTGGACTTTGGGTGGGCAGAGTGCGTCAGTAGTGCCATGCCGTTGCCGAGGCTATCTAGCTATCACACCAGATACAAGGATGAATATGATGGGGAATCGATCATGGTGTCTGTCTTATTGCCAATGTCAGTGATGGATAAGTTTGCCAAGGAGATTACATCCTGGTTGAAGAAAGACTATGGAGGCAACTACTTGAGATCTAGCTCCCTCTAG
- the LOC123412935 gene encoding acyl transferase 1-like: MAKFTARRSKPELVAPARPTPRETKALSDIDDCYDLRVYSCGIGFFRCRPGGHPTTTPAKAIKAALAEALVYYYPIAGRLREVFQTKKLVVDCTGEGVVFVEASADVGLEEFGNPAPRPPYPCIEELLCDAGDTKVVVDKPLFFVQV; the protein is encoded by the coding sequence ATGGCGAAGTTCACCGCACGCCGGAGCAAGCCCGAGCTGGTGGCGCCGGCACGGCCAACGCCGCGCGAGACCAAAGCCCTCTCCGACATTGACGACTGTTACGACCTACGAGTCTACTCTTGTGGGATCGGGTTCTTCCGCTGCCGGCCAGGCGGCCATCCAACGACAACGCCGGCAAAGGCCATCAAGGCGGCGCTCGCGGAGGCTCTTGTGTACTACTACCCTATCGCCGGTCGGTTGAGAGAGGTTTTCCAGACAAAAAAGCTGGTGGTGGACTGCACCGGAGAGGGAGTGGTGTTTGTGGAAGCATCGGCCGATGTGGGGTTGGAAGAGTTTGGAAATCCAGCACCGCGCCCCCCATACCCATGCATCGAGGAACTATTATGTGACGCTGGCGATACGAAAGTCGTGGTTGACAAGCCCTTGTTCTTTGTCCAAGTATGA
- the LOC123412431 gene encoding dirigent protein 5-like encodes MTMASPAVAFVCLLIVLPQIQAVSIPYNGTVPLQGCQIPCMTEVNLHLFLHQFVDGPNQPNRNEETLLQTSFPFGFGTSIVHDWTLTETTNSKDTVVARAQGVHVQAGLTKDNRWYTTHNIEFEQGRFAGSTLQVTGITAGLESGQWSIVGGTGQFIMAQGIISFTNHPASTWEDGIKELNIRVRYTTPQPA; translated from the exons ATGACCATGGCTAGTCCAGCCGTCGCCTTTGTTTGTCTACTCATCGTGCTACCTCAAATCCAGGCCGTTTCTATCCCCTACAATGGGACTGTGCCTCTTCAGGGGTGTCAGATCCCTTGTATGACTGAGGTTAACTTGCACTTGTTCTTGCACCAATTCGTCGACGGACCAAACCAGCCCAATCGCAATGAGGAAACCTTGCTCCAAACAAGTTTTCCTTTTGGGTTTGGGACGTCGATAGTCCATGACTGGACTCTTACCGAGACAACAAATTCCAAAGATACCGTTGTTGCACGTGCACAAGGCGTGCATGTCCAGGCTGGTTTAACCAAGGATAATAGATGGTACACTACTCATAACATAGAGTTTGAGCAAGGAAG GTTTGCAGGGTCCACCCTTCAGGTGACTGGCATAACGGCGGGTTTGGAAAGTGGCCAGTGGTCCATTGTTGGTGGGACTGGACAATTCATTATGGCACAGGGTATAATAAGTTTCACAAATCATCCTGCCTCTACTTGGGAAGATGGTATTAAAGAACTTAATATCCGTGTACGCTACACTACTCCACAACCT GCTTGA